A single genomic interval of Rhododendron vialii isolate Sample 1 chromosome 3a, ASM3025357v1 harbors:
- the LOC131318476 gene encoding putative F-box protein At5g55150 — MQEVDIPLKLLQKCFSNRQAKISASNDSEKRITRRFPPCSGLPEDILDLILVKLTLLADYDRFGAVCVSWRNASLAPRNRSCRLETRLKSVGVPLLLLLSSENSRVEEDGHDWTCSLYDVGKRIVVQDNIKLPALPKSHGRCCGSSHGWLIMADDFLSIRLLNPFYLGGGSKCGGGMIQLPPLNYPPWLRFMMLIDEDEYISELSICKVVLSANPALAPKDYVVMVIYGVGKSLAFIKSGDKDWTYVRSRIDPGCYDVVYCNGKIYAVDCSGILLHCDTTEPVPRLRKMAPAPYPIRHLQSDVEFYYLVESPQNQLLLVCRMMVRTPRDNDNDPWFQTTGFKIFKLLVLGKLTAYVELKTLGDSALFLGDNHSTCVPAAASNGFPRVQPNSIYFTDHALSYYTFQPNTLRVPADMGVFNLEDQSLGKYYDLDNNLSRLVCVTPPVWFLPSFPGKWA, encoded by the coding sequence ATGCAGGAGGTTGATATCCCCCTCAAGCTACTACAGAAGTGTTTCTCCAATCGACAAGCAAAAATCTCGGCCTCCAACGATTCAGAGAAGAGGATAACGAGAAGATTTCCACCGTGTTCAGGACTGCCCGAGGATATTCTGGATCTTATATTAGTAAAACTAACACTGCTCGCCGACTACGACCGGTTTGGTGCTGTTTGCGTCTCCTGGCGTAATGCGTCCCTCGCCCCTCGGAATCGCAGTTGCCGACTCGAAACCCGACTTAAGTCAGTGGGTGTCCCGCTTCTCCTATTACTTTCCTCCGAGAACTCTCGGGTAGAAGAGGATGGCCACGATTGGACGTGCAGCCTATACGACGTTGGCAAACGAATTGTGGTGCAGGACAACATCAAATTACCAGCGTTGCCGAAATCTCACGGGAGGTGCTGTGGTTCATCACATGGTTGGTTGATCATGGCAGACGATTTTCTCTCCATTAGGCTTTTAAATCCTTTCTACCTTGGTGGAGGAAGCAAATGCGGAGGAGGTATGATTCAACTTCCACCCCTTAATTATCCCCCTTGGCTTCGCTTTATGATGCTCATAGACGAAGATGAATATATTTCCGAGCTTTCAATCTGTAAGGTTGTGTTGTCCGCCAATCCTGCATTAGCTCCTAAGGATTATGTAGTCATGGTCATATACGGTGTAGGTAAATCATTGGCCTTCATCAAATCAGGTGACAAAGATTGGACCTACGTTCGCAGCAGGATAGATCCCGGTTGTTACGACGTTGTATATTGTAATGGCAAGATTTATGCAGTGGATTGCTCTGGTATACTTTTACATTGTGATACTACTGAACCTGTTCCCAGGCTGAGGAAGATGGCACCGGCTCCTTACCCTATTCGTCATTTGCAGTCTGATGTAGAGTTTTATTACCTCGTGGAATCGCCTCAAAATCAATTGTTGCTAGTTTGTAGGATGATGGTGCGCACTCCCAGGGATAATGACAATGATCCTTGGTTTCAGACTACCGGATTTAAGATTTTCAAACTACTAGTCCTGGGCAAGCTGACGGCATATGTCGAATTAAAGACTTTGGGCGACAGTGCATTGTTCCTAGGTGATAACCATTCTACTTGCGTTCCGGCTGCGGCCTCTAATGGTTTTCCAAGAGTTCAGCCAAATTCCATTTACTTCACTGATCATGCCCTTTCTTATTATACCTTCCAACCTAATACACTTCGGGTTCCTGCTGACATGGGGGTCTTCAATTTGGAAGATCAGAGCCTTGGAAAATATTACGACCTCGACAACAATTTGTCCCGCCTGGTTTGCGTCACGCCACCAGTTTGGTTTCTGCCCTCCTTTCCTGGAAAATGGGCTTGA